One genomic window of Halovivax cerinus includes the following:
- a CDS encoding translation initiation factor, translating into MANDDSIDDLLDELDAHGDLDTAEQVLSIRTESRRYGKPVTIVEGFDLPADEVQSIASDLKSAMGTGGTVDDGAIELQGDHRDRVPELLRDRGFRVEA; encoded by the coding sequence GTGGCAAACGACGACTCGATCGACGACCTGCTCGACGAACTCGACGCGCACGGGGACTTAGATACCGCAGAACAGGTACTCTCCATCCGGACCGAGTCCAGACGCTACGGCAAGCCCGTCACCATCGTCGAGGGATTCGACTTGCCCGCAGACGAGGTCCAGTCCATCGCTTCGGATCTGAAGAGCGCGATGGGGACCGGGGGAACCGTCGACGACGGCGCGATCGAACTCCAGGGTGACCACCGGGACCGGGTGCCGGAACTGCTTCGCGACCGGGGGTTCCGGGTCGAGGCGTAG